A single region of the Salvia miltiorrhiza cultivar Shanhuang (shh) chromosome 8, IMPLAD_Smil_shh, whole genome shotgun sequence genome encodes:
- the LOC130999081 gene encoding signal peptide peptidase-like 4 translates to MELRNSGGVYCCFFVVAALLCISVVFAGDIVHHDDTAPKRPGCENNFVLVKVPVWVDGKEMAEFVGVGARFGKSLESKEKRANQTKLALADPSDCCSTPRNKLAGEVILVHRGNCSFVTKGNVAEDAGASALLIINNEKELFKMVCEANETDVHVGIPVVMLPQDAGQSLKESMMNSSHVSIQMYSPQRPEVDVAEVFLWLMAVGTILCASYWSAWSAREATIEHDKLVKDGSDEFLTDETGHSSGVVDINTTSAVLFVVIASCFLIMLYKLMSSAFIEVLVVVFCIGGVEGLQTCLVALLSCFRWFEHAAESFVKVPFVGAVSYLTVGVSPFCVAFAVLWAVYRKTSYAWIGQDILGIALIITVLQIIRVPNLKVGTVLLSCAFLYDIFWVFVSKWWFHKSVMIVVARGDGSGEDGIPMLLKIPRMFDPWGGYSIIGFGDIILPGLLVTFSLRYDWLSKKSLKSGYFLWAMLAYGLGLLITYVALNLMDGHGQPALLYIVPFTLGTLITLGKKRGDLKHLWSRGEPDRPCRHVRLRSDEQ, encoded by the exons ATGGAGTTGAGGAACAGTGGCGGTGTCTACTGTTGTTTCTTTGTAGTTGCTGCTTTGCTTTGCATCTCCGTTGTCTTCGCAGGTGATATAGTTCACCATGATGATACTGCGCCGAAGAGGCCGGGTTGTGAAAACAATTTCGTGCTT GTTAAAGTACCAGTTTGGGTAGATGGCAAAGAAATGGCCGAGTTTGTGGGTGTTGGAGCACGATTTGGCAAGTCATTGGAATCAAAAGAGAAGCGTGCCAACCAGACTAAACTTGCTCTTGCAGACCCTTCTGATTGTTGTAGTACACCTAGGAATAAG CTTGCGGGTGAGGTTATCTTGGTACACCGAGGCAATTGTAGTTTCGTCACCAAAGGAAATGTTGCTGAAGACGCTGGGGCTTCTGCTCTACTCATCATAAACAATGAGAAAG AACTATTCAAGATGGTCTGCGAAGCAAACGAAACTGATGTACATGTTGGAATACCTGTTGTCATGCTCCCACAAGATGCTGGACAAAGCTTGAAAGAAAGTATGATGAACAGTTCACATG TGTCCATTCAGATGTACTCTCCGCAAAGACCGGAGGTTGATGTGGCTGAAGTGTTCTTATGGCTAATGGCTGTTGGTACCATTTTATGTGCATCTTACTGGTCTGCGTGGAGTGCCAGAGAAGCAACTATAGAGCACGACAAGCTTGTAAAG GATGGCTCTGATGAATTCCTCACTGATGAAACTGGCCATTCAAGTGGTGTTGTGGACATCAACACAACCTCAGCTGTTTTATTCGTTGTGATTGCCTCATGTTTCTTGATTATGCTCTACAAGTTGATGTCGTCAGCATTCATTGAGGTTCTTGTGGTTGTCTTCTGCATAGGTGGTGTAGAG GGTTTACAAACCTGTCTGGTGGCTCTATTATCATG TTTCAGATGGTTTGAACATGCCGCGGAGTCCTTCGTCAAAGTACCTTTCGTGGGGGCTGTGTCATATTTGACAGTCGGTGTTTCTCCTTTCTGCGTAGCCTTTGCAGTCTTATGGGCTGTATACCGCAAAACCTCCTATGCTTGGATCGGTCAAGATATACTC GGTATTGCATTGATAATCACCGTTCTCCAGATAATACGAGTTCCAAATCTGAAG GTGGGAACGGTTCTCCTCAGCTGTGCGTTCCTGTACGATATATTTTGGGTCTTCGTCTCCAAGTGGTGGTTCCATAAGAGCGTGATGATAGTG GTGGCTCGCGGTGATGGAAGTGGAGAAGATGGCATTCCGATGCTTCTCAAAATCCCTCGAATGTTTGATCCTTGGGGTGGATACAGCATAATTGGATTTGGCGACATCATCTTGCCCGGACTACTCGTCACCTTTTCCCTAAG GTACGACTGGCTGTCCAAGAAAAGCCTAAAATCTGGATATTTCCTCTGGGCGATGCTGGCTTACGGCTTAG GTCTTCTGATAACATATGTGGCTCTAAACTTGATGGATGGCCATGGCCAACCTGCACTGCTCTACATCGTACCGTTCACGCTAG GCACattgatcacattagggaaaaaGAGAGGTGATCTAAAGCATCTATGGTCCCGAGGTGAGCCCGATAGACCGTGCCGCCATGTTCGTCTCCGATCGGATGAACAGTAA